The Virgibacillus sp. MSP4-1 genome has a segment encoding these proteins:
- a CDS encoding ROK family glucokinase, translating to MKETYIIGIDIGGTAIKFALIEVDGKINHKWEIPTERKDKGSYIPEQIAKSVKEKLAELHITEQQILGIGAGAPGYVDVQNGVVYEAINLGWKDFHLKQRLEEFLNMDAYILNDANLAALGEHWTGAGRDSDQLIAVTLGTGVGGGIIVNGEVINGVNGTGGEIGHITATPHEGPKCNCGRQGCIETYASATGITRQALHVIERDQNTTLKEVYKTKGKLSSKDVFEQAANGDQAAQSIIDYTADVMGKMLADLAVSINPSKIIIAGGVSQAGEQLLQPVRKSFHSYALKRVADVCQIVQAQLVNDAGVVGAAYYVKQRKSV from the coding sequence ATGAAAGAAACTTATATTATTGGTATTGATATTGGAGGCACAGCAATAAAATTTGCACTTATTGAAGTAGATGGGAAAATCAATCATAAGTGGGAGATTCCTACAGAAAGAAAGGACAAGGGTTCCTATATCCCTGAACAAATTGCCAAGTCAGTAAAAGAAAAGCTGGCAGAGTTACATATAACAGAACAGCAGATTTTGGGGATTGGAGCCGGTGCCCCAGGATATGTAGATGTACAAAATGGTGTAGTATATGAAGCCATCAATCTCGGGTGGAAGGATTTCCATCTAAAGCAGCGGTTGGAAGAATTTTTAAACATGGATGCCTACATTCTAAATGATGCCAATTTAGCTGCCTTAGGTGAACATTGGACAGGTGCCGGGCGTGATTCTGACCAGCTGATTGCTGTCACACTTGGAACAGGTGTAGGTGGAGGCATTATTGTCAACGGTGAAGTGATTAATGGGGTTAATGGGACCGGCGGTGAAATAGGTCATATTACAGCAACTCCTCACGAGGGACCAAAGTGTAATTGTGGCAGGCAAGGCTGTATTGAAACCTATGCTTCCGCAACGGGGATTACCAGACAAGCTCTTCACGTAATAGAAAGAGATCAGAACACAACTCTTAAAGAAGTGTATAAAACAAAAGGAAAGCTGTCTTCAAAGGATGTATTTGAACAGGCGGCAAATGGGGATCAGGCTGCACAATCAATTATTGATTATACAGCAGATGTAATGGGCAAGATGCTGGCCGATCTTGCTGTTTCTATTAATCCGTCCAAAATAATTATCGCCGGCGGTGTTTCTCAGGCGGGAGAACAGTTGTTACAGCCGGTCCGGAAGTCCTTCCACTCTTATGCATTAAAGCGAGTGGCCGATGTCTGTCAGATTGTTCAGGCTCAGTTGGTAAATGATGCAGGAGTTGTGGGTGCAGCCTATTATGTAAAACAACGGAAATCAGTTTGA
- a CDS encoding YqgQ family protein, giving the protein MNSIYDVRQLLKRFGTIIYIGDRLADLELMEEEIKELYQAKCITIKEYQMAVLLLRQEMAELKKPE; this is encoded by the coding sequence ATGAACAGCATTTATGATGTAAGACAATTATTAAAAAGGTTTGGTACCATTATCTATATTGGGGATCGATTAGCCGATTTAGAATTAATGGAAGAAGAAATTAAAGAATTATACCAGGCAAAGTGTATTACGATTAAGGAATATCAGATGGCTGTCCTGTTACTTCGGCAGGAAATGGCTGAACTGAAGAAACCTGAATAA
- a CDS encoding spore germination protein, with the protein MSEKQPLMKSFDRNVNYLKDRLAVDKSFDIINLDLDYADRRMAMFMVDGFVKDEILHYIMKLLSRLEPEQLEPDPFEQLFKKHLPYIEIDYEEDLNKVGDLVLSGPTALVVEGMSKIIMIDARTYPVRGPAEPDLERVVRGARDGYVETIVFNTALTRRRIRDRSLRMEYMQIGRRSKTDIALCYLEDIADDRNVQHLKKTLGSIDTDALPMAEKTVEEYLGGRHWNPYPTIRYTERPDTAAAHLYEGHVLIIIDGSPSVIITPTTYWHHLQHAEEYRQKPFVGSYLRIVRFVSVWLSLFVLPLYYLLSTYPDLLPKGLEFIGPSETGALPLLVQFIIAELGIDMLRMAAIHTPSALATALGLVAAIMIGQVAVEVGLFSNEVVLYLAVAVMGTYATPSYEMSLANRLARLLFLIIASIFGPAGFVIGITIYLLYLVQIKAFDVPYLWPFIPFDYRAIRDIILRAPMPLKNRRPTFLHPKDPDR; encoded by the coding sequence ATGTCTGAAAAACAACCGCTTATGAAGAGCTTTGACCGGAATGTTAATTATCTTAAAGACCGATTAGCTGTTGACAAAAGTTTTGATATTATTAATTTGGATCTGGATTATGCAGACCGCCGAATGGCCATGTTTATGGTGGATGGATTTGTAAAAGATGAAATTTTACATTACATTATGAAGCTTCTTTCCAGACTTGAACCTGAACAACTGGAACCGGATCCTTTTGAACAGCTCTTTAAAAAACATTTGCCATACATTGAAATTGACTACGAAGAGGATTTAAATAAAGTAGGGGATTTAGTTTTATCAGGTCCGACCGCATTAGTTGTGGAGGGTATGTCAAAAATTATTATGATTGATGCACGAACCTATCCTGTACGTGGACCTGCAGAACCTGATTTAGAGCGTGTTGTCCGTGGTGCCAGGGATGGATACGTGGAGACGATTGTGTTTAATACAGCACTAACGAGAAGACGTATTCGTGATCGGTCGCTCAGAATGGAATATATGCAAATTGGCAGACGTTCAAAAACGGACATTGCTCTATGTTATCTGGAGGATATAGCTGACGACAGAAATGTTCAGCACTTAAAAAAAACACTGGGCAGTATTGATACAGATGCCCTTCCGATGGCGGAAAAAACTGTGGAAGAATATCTTGGGGGAAGGCACTGGAATCCATATCCTACTATTCGATATACAGAGAGACCGGATACAGCTGCTGCTCACTTGTATGAAGGGCATGTACTCATTATTATAGATGGATCTCCAAGTGTAATCATAACACCGACGACGTACTGGCATCATCTCCAGCATGCCGAGGAATACCGCCAGAAACCATTTGTCGGTTCTTATCTTAGAATTGTCCGGTTTGTTTCTGTCTGGTTATCCTTGTTTGTTTTACCGTTATATTATCTTTTATCGACCTATCCCGATCTCTTACCCAAGGGTCTTGAGTTTATTGGCCCAAGTGAGACAGGGGCCTTACCATTACTGGTGCAGTTTATTATAGCTGAACTTGGAATTGATATGCTCCGAATGGCTGCTATTCATACACCTTCTGCGCTTGCTACTGCATTAGGTCTGGTGGCAGCTATTATGATTGGACAAGTTGCAGTGGAAGTTGGCTTGTTTTCAAATGAAGTTGTGCTATATTTGGCGGTAGCTGTTATGGGAACCTATGCCACTCCAAGCTATGAGATGAGTCTCGCCAATCGCCTGGCCAGATTATTGTTTCTAATCATAGCTAGTATTTTTGGTCCTGCAGGATTTGTCATAGGAATAACAATATATCTTCTTTATTTAGTTCAAATCAAGGCCTTCGATGTTCCTTATCTCTGGCCGTTTATTCCCTTTGATTATCGGGCTATACGGGATATTATTCTCCGGGCACCTATGCCTCTTAAAAATCGCAGACCTACCTTTCTGCATCCAAAAGATCCAGACCGATAA